In a genomic window of Hyphomicrobiales bacterium:
- a CDS encoding NADH-quinone oxidoreductase subunit NuoH, with protein sequence MDALYYLFGVGISPIYLGVVWQAVILLVVLLVAVAYVLYADRKIWAAVQMRRGPNIVGPWGLFQSFADMLKFVFKEVVIPSGANKGIFLLAPLVTVTLSLAAWAVVPVAEGWAIADINVGILYIFAISSLGVYGVIMGGWASNSKYPLLASLRSAAQMVSYEVSIGFVIITVLLCAGSLNLTEIVKSQETGLATAVGLPWVSFLDWYWLPLFPMFVVFFISALAETNRPPFDLVEAESELVAGFMVEYGSTPYMMFMLGEYVAIVLMCSMATILFLGGWLPPFDFAPFTWVPGVVWFSLKTLMMFFFIAMAKAMVPRYRYDQLMRLGWKVFLPLSLAMVFVVAGVLQITGWAP encoded by the coding sequence ATGGACGCGCTCTATTATCTGTTCGGTGTCGGGATTTCGCCGATCTACCTCGGCGTCGTCTGGCAGGCGGTAATCCTGCTGGTCGTGCTGCTGGTGGCGGTCGCCTACGTGCTCTATGCCGACCGCAAGATCTGGGCGGCGGTGCAGATGCGGCGCGGCCCGAACATCGTCGGCCCCTGGGGACTGTTCCAGTCCTTCGCCGACATGCTGAAATTCGTCTTCAAGGAAGTCGTCATTCCGTCCGGCGCCAACAAGGGCATCTTTCTTCTGGCCCCGTTGGTCACCGTGACGCTGTCGCTCGCGGCCTGGGCCGTGGTGCCGGTTGCCGAAGGCTGGGCGATCGCCGACATCAATGTCGGCATCCTCTACATCTTCGCGATTTCCTCGCTCGGCGTGTACGGCGTCATCATGGGAGGCTGGGCGTCGAACTCGAAATATCCGCTGCTCGCCTCGCTGCGCTCCGCCGCGCAGATGGTGTCCTACGAAGTCTCCATCGGCTTCGTCATCATCACCGTTCTTTTGTGCGCCGGTTCGCTGAACCTGACCGAGATCGTCAAGTCACAGGAAACCGGTCTCGCGACTGCAGTGGGCTTGCCGTGGGTGTCGTTCCTCGACTGGTACTGGCTGCCGCTGTTCCCGATGTTCGTGGTGTTCTTCATTTCGGCGCTCGCCGAGACCAACCGCCCGCCGTTCGACCTGGTCGAAGCGGAATCGGAGCTGGTTGCCGGCTTCATGGTCGAATATGGCTCCACGCCCTACATGATGTTCATGCTCGGGGAATACGTGGCGATCGTGCTGATGTGCTCGATGGCGACCATTCTGTTCCTCGGCGGGTGGCTGCCGCCGTTCGACTTTGCGCCGTTCACCTGGGTTCCGGGCGTTGTCTGGTTCTCGCTGAAGACGCTGATGATGTTCTTCTTCATCGCAATGGCGAAGGCCATGGTGCCGCGCTATCGCTACGACCAGCTGATGCGTCTGGGTTGGAAGGTCTTCCTTCCGCTGTCGCTGGCCATGGTGTTTGTCGTTGCGGGTGTTTTGCAGATCACGGGCTGGGCACCGTGA
- a CDS encoding NADH-quinone oxidoreductase subunit NuoI, which translates to MRLDQVAKQLFLKEFVSAFFLSMRYFFRPKSTLNYPFEKGPVSPRFRGEHALRRYPNGEERCIACKLCEAVCPAQAITIEAGPRRNDGSRRTTRYDIDMVKCIYCGFCQEACPVEAIVEGPNFEFATETREELYYDKDRLLANGDRWEREIARNIKMDAPYR; encoded by the coding sequence ATGAGACTTGATCAGGTCGCAAAGCAGCTGTTTCTGAAGGAATTCGTGTCGGCATTCTTTCTGTCGATGCGCTATTTCTTCAGGCCGAAATCGACCCTCAACTACCCGTTCGAGAAGGGCCCCGTGTCGCCGCGCTTCCGTGGCGAACACGCGCTGCGCCGCTATCCGAACGGCGAGGAACGCTGCATCGCGTGCAAGCTGTGCGAAGCGGTTTGCCCGGCGCAGGCGATCACCATCGAAGCCGGCCCGCGCCGCAACGACGGCAGCCGGCGCACGACCCGCTACGACATCGACATGGTGAAATGCATCTACTGCGGCTTCTGCCAGGAAGCCTGCCCGGTGGAGGCCATCGTCGAGGGACCGAATTTCGAGTTCGCCACCGAAACCCGGGAAGAACTCTACTACGACAAGGACAGACTCCTGGCCAACGGCGACCGTTGGGAGCGGGAGATTGCCCGGAACATCAAGATGGATGCGCCTTACCGCTAA
- a CDS encoding NADH-quinone oxidoreductase subunit J: MILQAVFFYIFAAVCVASAVMVISARNPVHSVLFLILAFFNAAGLFLLVGAEFLAMILVVVYVGAVAVLFLFVVMMLDIDFVEMRQGFLQYLPIGALIGLILLVELIAVAGTWLIAPDIAASPTVPIPPIAETSNIEAIGQLLYTRYIYFFQAAGLILLVAMIGAIVLTLRHKENVKRQDINEQVARDPKTAIEVRKVESGKGI, from the coding sequence ATGATTTTGCAGGCGGTCTTTTTCTACATCTTTGCAGCGGTGTGCGTCGCATCCGCCGTGATGGTGATATCCGCGCGCAATCCGGTGCATTCGGTGCTGTTCCTGATCCTGGCGTTCTTCAACGCTGCGGGCCTGTTCCTGCTGGTCGGGGCGGAATTCCTGGCGATGATCCTGGTCGTCGTCTATGTCGGTGCCGTCGCGGTTCTCTTCCTCTTCGTGGTGATGATGCTGGACATCGACTTCGTCGAGATGCGCCAGGGCTTTCTGCAGTACCTGCCGATCGGCGCGCTGATCGGGCTCATCCTGCTGGTCGAGCTGATCGCGGTTGCCGGCACCTGGCTGATCGCGCCCGATATCGCCGCATCGCCGACCGTACCGATCCCGCCGATTGCCGAGACGAGCAACATCGAGGCGATCGGCCAGCTTCTCTACACCCGCTACATCTACTTCTTTCAGGCTGCCGGCCTGATCCTTCTGGTCGCGATGATCGGCGCCATCGTGCTGACGCTGCGCCACAAGGAAAACGTCAAGCGGCAGGACATCAACGAGCAGGTTGCCCGCGATCCCAAGACCGCTATCGAGGTTCGCAAGGTCGAATCGGGCAAAGGTATCTGA
- a CDS encoding NADH-quinone oxidoreductase subunit NuoK: MEIGLSHYLSLAAILFTVGVFGIFLNRKNVIVILMSVELVLLAVNINFVAFSAFLGDLVGQIFALLILTVAAAEAAIGLAILVVFYRNRGSIAVEDINMMKG, translated from the coding sequence ATGGAAATCGGGCTGTCGCACTACCTCTCGCTCGCGGCGATCCTGTTCACGGTCGGTGTCTTCGGCATCTTCCTGAACCGGAAGAACGTGATCGTCATTTTGATGTCGGTCGAACTCGTCCTGCTTGCGGTCAACATCAACTTCGTCGCCTTTTCCGCCTTCCTCGGCGATCTCGTCGGGCAAATCTTCGCCCTGCTGATCCTCACGGTCGCCGCCGCGGAGGCGGCCATCGGGCTCGCAATTCTCGTCGTCTTCTATCGCAACCGGGGCTCGATCGCGGTTGAAGACATCAACATGATGAAGGGCTGA
- a CDS encoding NADH-quinone oxidoreductase subunit L, with translation MYSAIVFLPLIGFLIAGLFGRVIGSKASEYITSTLVVIAAVLSWVAFFSVGMGEGETATKIAIAPWIVSGDLTIDWALRIDTLTVVMLVVVNTVSALVHVYSIGYMHHDPHRPRFFAYLSLFTFAMLTLVTADNLLQMFFGWEGVGLASYLLIGFWYQKPSANAAAMKAFIVNRVGDFGFALGIFALFALTGSIALDTVFAEAKGLQEQTFHFLSWDVDILTTVSLLLFLGAMGKSAQFLLHTWLPDAMEGPTPVSALIHAATMVTAGVFMVARLSPLFELSHTALTVVTFIGATTAFFAATVGLVQNDIKRVIAYSTCSQLGYMFAALGVGAYSAGVFHLFTHAFFKALLFLGAGAVIHAVADEQDMRKMGGLRRHIPITYWMMVIGTLALTGFPLTAGFFSKDAIIEATFVGHNAFAEYAFWLTVAAALMTSFYSWRLIFMTFHGKPRASAEVMNHVHESPAVMTVPLAILAIGALGAGLLFAGNFIGEGYGEFWKGALFTSEENHILHDIHSVPMWVKAAPFVMMLLGFVTAYIFYIRSPDIPKRLAARHDALYQFLLNKWYFDELYDLIFVRPAKWLGRFLWKKGDGWLIDGFGPDGISARVLDITQRVVRLQTGYLYHYAFAMLIGLAALITWVMFSGGGAN, from the coding sequence ATGTATTCGGCCATTGTCTTCCTGCCGCTCATCGGCTTCCTGATCGCCGGCCTTTTTGGCCGCGTGATCGGATCCAAGGCGAGCGAATACATCACCTCGACGCTGGTGGTCATCGCCGCCGTGCTCTCCTGGGTCGCCTTCTTCTCGGTCGGCATGGGCGAGGGGGAAACCGCCACCAAGATCGCCATCGCGCCATGGATCGTTTCCGGCGACCTGACCATCGACTGGGCGCTGCGCATCGACACGCTGACCGTCGTCATGCTGGTGGTGGTCAACACCGTTTCCGCGCTGGTGCACGTCTACTCGATCGGCTACATGCACCACGATCCGCATCGGCCGCGTTTCTTCGCATATCTGTCGCTGTTCACCTTCGCCATGCTGACGCTGGTGACCGCCGACAATCTGCTGCAGATGTTCTTCGGCTGGGAAGGCGTCGGTCTCGCGTCCTATCTGCTGATCGGTTTCTGGTATCAGAAGCCGTCGGCCAACGCGGCCGCCATGAAGGCCTTCATCGTCAACCGCGTCGGTGACTTCGGCTTTGCGCTCGGTATCTTCGCGCTGTTCGCGCTGACCGGCTCGATCGCGCTCGATACCGTGTTTGCAGAAGCCAAGGGGCTGCAGGAACAGACCTTCCACTTCCTGTCGTGGGACGTCGACATCCTGACCACCGTGTCGCTGCTCTTGTTCCTCGGCGCCATGGGCAAGTCGGCGCAGTTCCTGCTGCACACCTGGCTGCCGGACGCCATGGAAGGCCCGACGCCGGTCTCCGCGCTCATTCACGCCGCCACCATGGTCACCGCCGGTGTCTTCATGGTGGCGCGCCTGTCGCCGCTGTTCGAGCTGTCGCACACCGCGCTGACCGTCGTGACCTTCATTGGCGCGACGACCGCCTTCTTCGCCGCGACCGTTGGTCTGGTGCAGAACGACATCAAGCGCGTCATCGCCTATTCGACCTGCTCGCAGCTCGGCTACATGTTTGCAGCACTCGGCGTCGGTGCCTATTCGGCCGGCGTGTTCCACCTGTTCACGCATGCCTTCTTCAAGGCGCTGCTGTTCCTTGGTGCCGGTGCGGTGATCCACGCCGTTGCCGACGAGCAGGACATGCGCAAGATGGGCGGCCTGCGCCGTCACATCCCGATCACCTACTGGATGATGGTCATCGGTACGCTGGCTCTGACCGGCTTCCCGCTGACTGCCGGCTTCTTCTCCAAGGACGCCATCATCGAAGCGACCTTCGTCGGCCATAACGCCTTCGCCGAATATGCCTTCTGGCTGACGGTGGCGGCCGCGCTGATGACCTCGTTCTACTCCTGGCGGCTGATCTTCATGACCTTCCACGGCAAGCCGCGCGCGTCCGCCGAAGTCATGAACCACGTACACGAGTCGCCCGCCGTGATGACCGTTCCGCTGGCGATCCTGGCGATCGGCGCGCTCGGTGCCGGTCTCCTCTTTGCCGGCAACTTCATCGGCGAGGGCTATGGCGAGTTCTGGAAGGGCGCGCTGTTCACCTCGGAAGAGAACCACATCCTGCACGACATCCACAGCGTGCCGATGTGGGTGAAGGCCGCGCCGTTCGTCATGATGCTGCTCGGCTTCGTCACCGCCTACATCTTCTACATTCGCTCGCCGGATATCCCGAAACGGCTCGCCGCGCGTCACGACGCGCTGTACCAGTTCCTCTTGAACAAGTGGTACTTCGACGAGCTTTACGATCTCATCTTCGTTCGCCCGGCCAAGTGGCTCGGCCGCTTCCTGTGGAAGAAGGGCGACGGCTGGCTGATCGACGGCTTCGGTCCGGACGGCATCTCGGCGCGCGTGCTTGATATCACGCAGCGTGTCGTGCGGCTGCAGACCGGCTATCTCTATCATTACGCGTTCGCCATGCTGATCGGCCTTGCGGCGCTCATTACCTGGGTCATGTTCTCCGGTGGAGGGGCAAACTGA
- a CDS encoding NADH-quinone oxidoreductase subunit M, producing MSDWPLLSIVTFMPAVGVLFILLVRGDDETAKLNIRRVALLTTGLTFLISLFVLGAYDPSNPGFQMLERKEWLGGAITYHMGVDGISVLFVILTTFLMPFCILASWESVQNRVKEYMIAFLILETLMIGVFCALDLLVFYVFFEGGLIPMFLIIGIWGGKRRIYASFKFFLYTLLGSVLMLLAIMAMYWQAGTTDIVALMDHSFPAGMQTWLWLAFFASFAVKMPMWPVHTWLPDAHVEAPTAGSVILAGILLKMGGYGFLRFSLPMFPIASDMFAPFVFTLSVVAIIYTSLVALMQEDIKKLIAYSSVAHMGFVTMGIFTMNAQGIQGSIFQMLSHGIVSGALFLCVGVIYDRMHTREISAYGGLVNRMPWYAVALMVFTLANVGLPGTSGFVGEFLTLVATFKVNTWVAFFATTGVILSAAYALWLYRRVVYGAIEKEGLKMIADLTMREKVILVPLIILTILFGVYPLPVLDVTAASVDSLVNKMQAAAAAAQHTAMIIN from the coding sequence ATGAGCGACTGGCCGCTCCTTTCAATCGTCACCTTCATGCCGGCTGTCGGCGTCCTGTTCATCCTGCTGGTGCGGGGTGACGACGAGACGGCAAAGCTCAACATTCGCCGCGTGGCGCTGTTGACCACCGGTCTGACCTTCCTGATTTCGCTGTTCGTGCTGGGTGCGTACGACCCGAGCAATCCGGGCTTCCAGATGCTGGAGCGCAAGGAATGGCTCGGCGGCGCGATCACCTATCACATGGGCGTCGACGGCATTTCGGTGCTGTTCGTCATCCTCACCACCTTCCTGATGCCGTTCTGCATTCTCGCGAGCTGGGAATCCGTCCAGAACCGCGTCAAGGAATACATGATCGCCTTCCTGATCCTGGAAACCCTGATGATCGGCGTCTTCTGCGCGCTCGATCTGCTCGTATTCTACGTCTTCTTCGAAGGCGGTCTGATCCCGATGTTCCTGATCATCGGCATCTGGGGCGGCAAGCGGCGCATCTATGCGAGCTTCAAGTTCTTCCTCTACACGTTGCTCGGCTCGGTGTTGATGCTCCTCGCCATCATGGCGATGTACTGGCAGGCCGGCACGACCGACATCGTCGCGCTGATGGATCATTCCTTCCCGGCTGGCATGCAGACATGGCTATGGCTGGCGTTCTTTGCCTCCTTCGCCGTCAAGATGCCGATGTGGCCGGTGCACACCTGGCTTCCCGACGCGCACGTCGAGGCGCCGACGGCGGGTTCGGTCATCCTGGCCGGCATCCTCCTGAAGATGGGCGGCTACGGCTTCCTGCGCTTCTCGCTGCCGATGTTCCCGATTGCCAGCGACATGTTCGCGCCGTTCGTCTTCACGCTCTCCGTCGTCGCGATCATCTACACCTCGCTCGTCGCGCTGATGCAGGAAGACATCAAGAAGCTGATCGCCTATTCATCCGTCGCCCATATGGGCTTCGTGACCATGGGCATCTTCACCATGAACGCGCAGGGCATCCAGGGCTCGATCTTCCAGATGCTCTCGCATGGCATCGTGTCGGGCGCGCTGTTCCTGTGCGTCGGCGTCATCTATGACCGCATGCATACCCGCGAGATCTCCGCCTATGGCGGCCTCGTGAACCGCATGCCGTGGTACGCCGTTGCGCTGATGGTGTTCACGCTGGCCAATGTCGGCCTGCCGGGCACCAGCGGCTTCGTCGGCGAGTTCCTGACACTGGTCGCCACCTTCAAGGTCAACACCTGGGTCGCGTTCTTCGCCACCACCGGTGTTATTCTGTCGGCGGCTTACGCGTTGTGGCTCTATCGCCGCGTCGTCTACGGCGCCATCGAGAAGGAAGGCCTCAAGATGATCGCCGACCTGACGATGCGCGAAAAGGTTATCCTGGTTCCGCTGATCATCCTGACCATCCTTTTCGGCGTCTATCCGCTGCCGGTGCTCGACGTCACCGCGGCTTCCGTCGACAGTCTGGTCAACAAGATGCAGGCCGCGGCGGCCGCCGCCCAGCATACCGCGATGATCATCAACTGA
- a CDS encoding NADH-quinone oxidoreductase subunit NuoN, whose translation MLPDLMPALPELLLAIGALVLILLGAFGGSRTTPYATGVALALLVIAGALQIFATADGGTFNGAFVVDPFARFMKVITLIGSTLAIAMSVSYARRENFEKFEYPVLILLATLGMMMMISANDLIALYLGLELQSLSLYVVAAINRDSSRATEAGLKYFVLGALSSGMLLYGASLVYGFTGETGFPAIANAIVGQERPIGLVFGLVFVITGLAFKISAVPFHMWTPDVYEGAPTPVTAFFAAAPKIAAMAMFVRIVFEAFEPVARDWQQIVVFISIASMVLGAFAAIGQRNIKRLMAYSSIGHMGFALVGLAAGSKAGVQGVIIYLTIYLAMTVGAFACILAMRRREGMVEDINDLAGLGRTHPMIAAMFAILLFSLAGIPPLAGFFAKFYVFLAAIEAKLYVLAVIGVLASVVGAFYYLRVIKIMYFDEPVAGFEPMPSELRVILGASGLFVLLFFLFAGPIVGIAETAAATFF comes from the coding sequence ATGCTCCCCGACCTGATGCCGGCCTTGCCGGAGCTGCTCCTTGCAATCGGCGCACTCGTGCTGATCTTGCTCGGTGCCTTTGGCGGCAGCCGCACGACGCCCTATGCGACGGGCGTCGCGCTCGCGCTGCTGGTGATCGCCGGCGCGCTGCAGATCTTCGCAACTGCTGACGGCGGTACCTTCAACGGCGCCTTCGTGGTCGATCCTTTTGCCCGCTTCATGAAGGTCATCACCCTGATTGGCTCGACACTGGCGATTGCCATGTCGGTGAGCTACGCCCGGCGTGAAAACTTCGAGAAATTCGAATACCCGGTCCTCATCTTGCTGGCGACGCTCGGCATGATGATGATGATCTCGGCCAACGATCTGATCGCGCTCTATCTCGGCCTCGAGCTGCAGAGCCTGTCGCTCTACGTCGTTGCCGCGATCAACCGCGACTCCTCGCGCGCCACCGAAGCCGGCCTGAAATATTTCGTTCTCGGCGCGCTGTCGTCGGGCATGCTGCTTTACGGTGCGTCGCTGGTCTACGGCTTCACCGGCGAAACCGGCTTCCCGGCGATCGCCAACGCCATCGTCGGTCAGGAGCGCCCGATCGGCCTCGTTTTCGGTCTCGTCTTCGTCATCACCGGTCTTGCCTTCAAGATTTCCGCCGTGCCGTTCCATATGTGGACGCCGGACGTCTATGAGGGCGCGCCGACTCCGGTCACCGCGTTCTTCGCGGCCGCACCGAAGATCGCCGCCATGGCAATGTTCGTGCGGATCGTTTTCGAGGCGTTCGAGCCGGTTGCCCGCGACTGGCAGCAGATCGTCGTCTTCATTTCGATCGCCTCGATGGTGCTCGGTGCCTTTGCCGCCATCGGCCAGCGCAACATCAAGCGACTGATGGCCTATTCCTCGATCGGCCATATGGGCTTCGCGCTCGTCGGTCTGGCCGCTGGCTCGAAAGCCGGCGTGCAGGGCGTCATCATTTATCTGACCATCTATCTGGCCATGACCGTAGGCGCCTTTGCCTGCATCCTTGCGATGCGTCGCCGTGAGGGCATGGTCGAAGACATCAACGATCTCGCCGGCCTGGGACGCACCCATCCGATGATTGCCGCGATGTTCGCGATCCTGTTGTTCTCGCTTGCCGGAATTCCGCCGCTCGCCGGGTTCTTCGCCAAGTTCTACGTGTTCCTCGCGGCAATCGAGGCCAAGCTCTATGTGCTGGCCGTCATCGGCGTGCTCGCCAGCGTGGTCGGCGCCTTCTACTATCTGCGCGTCATCAAGATCATGTACTTCGACGAACCGGTTGCGGGATTCGAGCCGATGCCGAGCGAACTGCGCGTGATCCTCGGTGCGAGCGGCCTGTTCGTGCTGCTGTTCTTCCTCTTTGCCGGCCCGATCGTCGGCATCGCCGAAACGGCGGCAGCGACGTTCTTCTAA
- a CDS encoding biotin--[acetyl-CoA-carboxylase] ligase, with protein sequence MAGSYPIAPGFRRKHFETVASTNTTALELARAGEADRLWVTADRQTGGRGRRGRYWFSEPGNLYSSLYLADPAPAERLGELPLVAAVSLARAIEAACDAAGKVALKWPNDLLIEGKKLSGILAEAHPLPDGRRAVLIGIGVNVGHHPDIPDYATTSLAALGWTDDVEKVFAFLAAEMAEQLAIWNAGRGFAMIRDAWLVRAAALGKTIEVKQGDTVRRGRFVTLDGEGRLVLDDESGNRVTVSAGDVFFSS encoded by the coding sequence ATGGCGGGTTCGTATCCGATCGCCCCGGGCTTTCGGCGCAAGCACTTCGAAACGGTCGCTTCGACCAATACGACCGCGCTTGAACTGGCGCGCGCGGGCGAGGCGGACCGCCTGTGGGTGACCGCCGACCGCCAAACCGGGGGCAGGGGCCGGCGCGGCCGATACTGGTTTTCCGAGCCCGGCAATCTCTACAGCTCTCTCTATCTGGCAGATCCCGCTCCCGCCGAGCGCCTCGGCGAGTTGCCGTTGGTGGCAGCGGTCTCGCTTGCGCGCGCTATCGAGGCTGCGTGCGATGCCGCCGGCAAGGTCGCGCTCAAATGGCCGAACGATCTGCTGATCGAGGGAAAGAAGCTCTCGGGCATTCTCGCCGAGGCCCATCCACTCCCCGATGGCCGCCGTGCGGTATTGATCGGCATCGGCGTCAATGTCGGCCACCACCCGGACATCCCGGACTATGCAACGACCAGCCTTGCCGCGCTTGGCTGGACCGACGACGTTGAAAAGGTGTTCGCGTTCCTCGCCGCGGAAATGGCCGAACAGCTCGCGATCTGGAACGCCGGACGCGGCTTCGCGATGATCCGCGATGCCTGGCTCGTACGCGCCGCGGCGCTCGGCAAGACCATCGAGGTCAAGCAGGGTGATACCGTTCGCCGGGGTCGCTTCGTAACCCTAGATGGAGAAGGCCGGCTGGTTCTCGATGACGAATCCGGGAATCGGGTTACGGTGTCGGCTGGCGACGTGTTCTTTTCGTCGTGA
- a CDS encoding MBL fold metallo-hydrolase produces the protein MARKGTDEFVFVPLGGVGEIGMNMALYGFGPADDRYWIMVDCGVSFADETAPGVDILMADTRFIEEERKNLIAIVLTHAHEDHYGAVLDLWPRLKVPVYATPFTAGMLQAKAAGQANAPKIPLNVLGQGSTVKIGPFEVEFLTMSHSIPEPNALAIRTPLGTAIHTGDWKIDHEPGVGVPIDIDRLAAVGREGVRALICDSTNAIREGRSPSEGEVAKGLTEVIAAAKKRVAVTLFSSNVARIRAVALAAKAAGRDVVVLGRSIKRVADVARELGYLDDLPPFLDEEAYGYLPPENVVALCTGSQGEPRAALARIAAGDHRHVTLNKGDLVIFSSRTIPGNEKAVNAVVNALSTRGVEIMTDRDALIHTSGHPRRDELRELYGLLKPELAVPVHGEALHLAAHADLARELGVPEVVETRNGRMVRLAPGRGEIIDEVPVGLLYREGNLIAEPEVSGVRERRRIAYAGHIVIALVQDTKGNMLADPEIVLAGLPETDADGDVFEDVIYDAVEGAIRSIPKSRRKDPNVVAEAARRAARAAVLAAWGKKPLCQAIVSVV, from the coding sequence ATGGCGCGTAAAGGAACCGATGAATTCGTCTTCGTCCCACTCGGCGGCGTCGGCGAAATCGGTATGAATATGGCGCTCTATGGCTTCGGCCCCGCCGACGACCGCTACTGGATCATGGTCGATTGCGGCGTTTCCTTTGCCGACGAAACCGCGCCCGGCGTCGATATCCTGATGGCTGATACGCGCTTCATCGAGGAAGAGCGCAAGAACCTCATCGCCATCGTCCTGACGCACGCCCACGAAGACCACTACGGCGCGGTGCTGGACCTCTGGCCGCGCCTGAAGGTGCCGGTCTATGCGACGCCGTTCACCGCCGGCATGCTGCAGGCCAAGGCGGCGGGGCAGGCGAATGCACCGAAGATCCCGCTCAACGTGCTGGGGCAGGGCAGCACGGTGAAGATCGGCCCCTTCGAGGTCGAATTCCTGACCATGTCGCATTCAATTCCCGAGCCGAACGCGCTCGCGATCCGCACGCCGCTCGGTACTGCGATCCACACGGGCGACTGGAAGATCGATCATGAGCCGGGCGTCGGCGTGCCGATCGATATCGACCGGCTGGCAGCCGTCGGGCGCGAGGGGGTGAGGGCGCTGATCTGCGACTCCACCAACGCCATCCGCGAGGGCCGCAGCCCGAGCGAGGGCGAGGTGGCGAAGGGCCTCACCGAGGTGATCGCGGCGGCAAAAAAGCGCGTCGCCGTCACGCTGTTTTCGTCGAACGTCGCGCGCATCCGCGCCGTGGCGCTTGCCGCCAAGGCCGCCGGCCGCGACGTCGTCGTGCTCGGTCGATCCATCAAGCGCGTTGCCGACGTCGCCCGCGAACTCGGCTATCTCGACGACCTGCCGCCTTTCCTCGACGAGGAGGCCTATGGCTACCTTCCGCCGGAGAATGTCGTCGCGTTGTGTACCGGTAGTCAGGGGGAGCCGCGCGCCGCGCTTGCCCGCATCGCCGCCGGCGATCATCGCCACGTGACGCTCAACAAGGGCGACCTCGTCATCTTCTCCTCGCGCACGATCCCCGGCAACGAGAAGGCGGTGAACGCCGTCGTCAACGCGCTGTCGACGCGCGGCGTCGAGATCATGACAGACCGTGACGCGCTCATTCATACCTCCGGGCATCCGCGCCGCGACGAGTTGCGCGAACTCTACGGCCTGCTGAAGCCGGAACTTGCCGTGCCCGTTCACGGCGAGGCGCTGCATCTCGCCGCCCACGCTGATCTTGCCCGCGAACTCGGCGTTCCCGAAGTGGTCGAAACCCGCAACGGCCGCATGGTGCGCCTCGCGCCGGGCCGTGGCGAGATCATCGACGAAGTTCCGGTCGGGCTTCTGTACCGCGAAGGCAATCTGATCGCCGAGCCGGAAGTCAGCGGTGTCCGCGAGCGCCGCCGCATTGCCTATGCCGGCCACATCGTCATTGCGCTGGTGCAGGATACCAAAGGCAACATGCTCGCTGACCCCGAAATCGTGCTCGCCGGTCTCCCGGAGACTGACGCCGACGGCGATGTCTTCGAAGATGTCATCTACGATGCGGTGGAAGGGGCAATCCGCAGCATACCGAAATCACGCCGCAAGGATCCGAACGTGGTCGCCGAAGCGGCTCGCCGCGCCGCGCGCGCCGCCGTTCTCGCAGCCTGGGGCAAGAAACCGCTCTGCCAGGCTATCGTCAGCGTGGTCTGA
- the mce gene encoding methylmalonyl-CoA epimerase, whose protein sequence is MIGRLNHVAIAVPDIDAATAVYRDTLGGNVSEKVEQPAHGVTTVFVELPNTKIELLEPLGEDSPIAKFLEKNPSGGMHHVCYEVDDIYAARDKLKAEGARVIGNGEPKIGAHDKPVLFLHPKDFCGTLVELEQA, encoded by the coding sequence ATGATCGGACGTTTGAACCATGTGGCGATTGCGGTGCCCGATATCGACGCGGCAACGGCGGTCTATCGCGACACGCTCGGCGGCAACGTTTCCGAGAAGGTCGAGCAGCCGGCGCACGGCGTGACGACCGTTTTCGTCGAACTGCCGAACACCAAGATCGAGCTCCTAGAGCCGCTCGGTGAGGACTCGCCGATCGCGAAGTTCCTTGAGAAGAACCCGTCGGGCGGCATGCATCATGTCTGCTACGAAGTCGATGATATCTACGCCGCCCGCGACAAGCTGAAGGCCGAAGGCGCGCGCGTGATCGGCAATGGCGAACCGAAGATCGGCGCCCATGACAAGCCGGTTCTTTTCCTGCATCCGAAGGACTTCTGCGGTACGCTGGTGGAACTCGAACAGGCCTGA
- a CDS encoding DUF1467 domain-containing protein, protein MSIGSSLALYFIIWWLTLFAVLPWGVKTQAEDGAVTPGSVPSAPARPHLLKKILWTTLIAGLLFAAIYHILTVGYSLDDLPAYGPK, encoded by the coding sequence ATGTCGATCGGCAGCTCTCTCGCGCTCTATTTCATCATCTGGTGGCTGACGTTGTTCGCCGTGCTGCCATGGGGCGTGAAGACGCAAGCTGAAGACGGCGCCGTGACGCCGGGCAGTGTGCCGAGCGCACCCGCCCGGCCGCATCTGCTGAAAAAGATCCTGTGGACGACGCTGATTGCCGGCCTTCTCTTCGCCGCCATCTATCACATCCTGACCGTCGGTTATTCGCTCGACGACCTTCCGGCCTACGGACCGAAATAG